A genome region from Candidatus Nealsonbacteria bacterium CG07_land_8_20_14_0_80_39_13 includes the following:
- a CDS encoding methylmalonyl-CoA carboxyltransferase: MKKELEKLEENLKKLEGSELVEQQHQKGKLSAKERIDLLLDLDSFVEVDFFVESRFNILGMDKKKIAGDGVVAGFGKINGHHVYVYSQDFSKIGGSLGEMHSQKIIKVIDLASKTGCPVIGIIDSGGARIQEGIASLDGYAGIFKAMISASGVIPQISIVVGPSAGGASYAPGLSDFVFMVEGISQMYITGPEVIKSVTGEEVSFDDLGGASVHAVKSGCAHFVFKNEKDCFLGAKKLLSYLPQNNMEDAPARKSFLSEVFSGESLRLLEIMPEEDKKGYDMKEIIDEVFDKGSFFEVQSGFAVNSIVGLARLTGSVVGVVANQTKFMAGTLDIDSSDKVARFVRVCDAFNIPLINLVDTSGYLPGADQEYKGIIRHGAKVLYAFAEATVPKISIILRKAFGGAYIALASRKLGYDKVIAWPTAQIAVLGAEQAVKIIYRKEIAVSKEPKKFEEEKIKEMRDIFLNPFQAAKLGQVDMIINPKDTRTVLIKCLESLENKREIRADRKHGNIPL, encoded by the coding sequence ATGAAAAAAGAACTTGAAAAATTAGAGGAAAATTTAAAAAAACTGGAAGGTTCTGAATTAGTTGAGCAGCAACATCAAAAAGGAAAACTTTCTGCCAAAGAAAGAATTGACTTGCTTTTAGATTTGGACAGTTTTGTGGAAGTAGATTTTTTTGTTGAAAGCCGTTTTAATATTTTGGGGATGGATAAGAAAAAAATTGCCGGAGACGGAGTTGTCGCCGGATTCGGAAAGATTAACGGACACCATGTTTATGTTTACAGCCAGGATTTTTCAAAAATAGGCGGTTCCTTGGGGGAAATGCATTCTCAAAAAATAATTAAGGTCATTGATTTGGCTTCCAAAACAGGCTGTCCGGTGATTGGAATTATTGACAGTGGCGGAGCTAGGATTCAGGAAGGAATAGCCAGTCTTGACGGCTATGCCGGAATATTTAAGGCCATGATAAGCGCTTCCGGCGTCATCCCCCAGATCAGCATTGTCGTTGGCCCTTCAGCTGGAGGAGCTTCTTATGCTCCCGGGCTTTCTGATTTTGTTTTTATGGTTGAGGGTATTTCTCAAATGTATATTACCGGTCCGGAGGTGATAAAATCGGTTACGGGCGAAGAAGTTTCTTTTGATGATTTAGGAGGAGCTTCTGTTCATGCCGTAAAAAGTGGCTGCGCCCACTTTGTCTTCAAAAATGAGAAGGATTGCTTCCTCGGAGCAAAGAAGCTTCTCTCTTATCTGCCTCAAAATAATATGGAAGATGCTCCGGCGCGCAAGAGTTTTCTGTCAGAGGTTTTTTCAGGAGAATCATTAAGGCTGTTGGAGATTATGCCCGAAGAAGACAAGAAGGGGTATGATATGAAAGAAATCATAGATGAGGTTTTTGATAAAGGTTCTTTCTTTGAAGTTCAATCCGGTTTTGCCGTGAATTCCATAGTCGGCTTGGCGAGGTTAACGGGAAGCGTTGTCGGAGTCGTGGCTAACCAGACAAAATTTATGGCCGGAACACTTGATATTGATTCTTCTGATAAGGTCGCCCGTTTCGTAAGAGTTTGCGATGCTTTTAATATTCCTTTAATCAATTTAGTTGATACTTCCGGCTATCTCCCCGGTGCTGACCAGGAATACAAAGGAATTATCAGACATGGAGCTAAAGTTTTATATGCTTTTGCCGAAGCAACGGTTCCTAAAATCAGCATTATATTGAGGAAAGCTTTTGGCGGAGCTTACATCGCTCTCGCCTCCCGCAAGCTCGGTTATGATAAGGTTATCGCTTGGCCGACGGCCCAAATAGCTGTCTTGGGAGCGGAACAGGCGGTAAAAATTATTTACAGAAAAGAGATTGCTGTCAGCAAAGAGCCGAAGAAATTTGAAGAAGAAAAAATAAAAGAGATGAGAGACATATTCCTTAATCCTTTTCAGGCGGCCAAGCTGGGGCAGGTGGATATGATAATTAATCCCAAAGATACGAGGACGGTTTTGATTAAGTGCCTGGAGTCGCTTGAGAATAAAAGAGAAATCAGGGCGGACAGAAAGCACGGCAACATCCCCCTCTAA